CTTCGCAACCCTGCTGCTGTCCGGCCTGAGTGCGATCGCAACCATCTACGTGGCCCTTGTGGCCGTTTTCATCGGGAGTTGTGACTGATGAGTGATTCCCTGTCCCTGGCCCCCCAGTTCGAACACGATGGACGAACGACACTGCGGACCGACTCCCTGTTTTCCGGGTGGCGGATCTGCTTTCTCATCTGGGGGCTGATCAGCCTGATCATCGCGTGGATGGGTCCACTGCCGCGCCTGGCGCATGAGGCATTCTTCGCCCACATGACAATGCACATGCTCGTGGTCGCCGTCGCCGCTCCCATGCTGGGGCTCGCGATTGCCGGCAGTCGGTTCGATCCGGTCATGAAATGGCCTCGCATCTTCTCGCCCATTCCCGCTTCCGTGGCCGAGCTGATCATCGTCTGGGCCTGGCATGCTCCGCAGCCGCATCATCTGGCGCGAATGCACACCTGGGGACTGTTCGCCGAACAGGGCTCGTTTCTGCTGGCCGGAATTATTGTCTGGCTCTCCGCGTTTGGCGGGCTGCTGCCCCGCAGTCGCGGCCGCAGTGCGGCGGGGGTCATCGGTCTGTTGCTCACATCGATGCACATGACCCTGCTCGGAGCGCTCCTGGCATTGGCTCCCCGTTCGGTCTACGACCATCACCAGGGATTCGGAAGCATGACGGCTTTGGAAGACCAGCATCTCGGCGGGGCGATCATGCTCGTCGTCGGGGGAATCGCTTACCTCTGGGGCGGAGTCGCGCTCACGGTCGGACTCGTGCAGGACCGCAAACAGGACGAGGCGGTGGAGTGATGAAACAACATCTCAAGACAATCGTGATCTTTCTGCTGATCGTTGCCGTCTGTGGCGGTCTACTCGTCGTCACCGGCGTCCTGCCAATCCGAGCCAGCGACGGTCACTGGGCAATCACCCGCTGGTTTCTCAACTTCTCGAAAGAACGGTCCGTCGCCTTCCACAGCAGTGGAATCGAAGTTCCCGATCTCGACCGTGAAGCCCTGGTGGTGAAAGGGGCAGGGCACTACGAGATCGGCTGCCTGCAATGTCACGGCAGTCCGCAACGGGAAGCCCCGCGCGT
The sequence above is a segment of the Rubinisphaera margarita genome. Coding sequences within it:
- a CDS encoding cytochrome c oxidase assembly protein, encoding MSDSLSLAPQFEHDGRTTLRTDSLFSGWRICFLIWGLISLIIAWMGPLPRLAHEAFFAHMTMHMLVVAVAAPMLGLAIAGSRFDPVMKWPRIFSPIPASVAELIIVWAWHAPQPHHLARMHTWGLFAEQGSFLLAGIIVWLSAFGGLLPRSRGRSAAGVIGLLLTSMHMTLLGALLALAPRSVYDHHQGFGSMTALEDQHLGGAIMLVVGGIAYLWGGVALTVGLVQDRKQDEAVE